A window of the Fusarium fujikuroi IMI 58289 draft genome, chromosome FFUJ_chr09 genome harbors these coding sequences:
- a CDS encoding related to component of pre-mRNA polyadenylation factor PF I, whose protein sequence is MDIDDDDDFYVPDEPKTETAAPEDKKPKADDLEEGEEEDEGAAMDEDDDSDEDDSDIDIITERKDGTKPAPPQQSKYSDIRNIPQRTASSDVPTQPAPARKDSESRPSVNVAAPSADKTSAAASKSTIDVNVNPIHPGTGKPITQVNIDEDLPDSDKPWRKPGTDISDYFNYGFDEFTWALYASKQETVRGEFGADVFAQNNKKMMEDFNMMMMGGMGMPGAGNAGAQQGGMPGGMDGMPPEMQAMMQQMMASGMDPSQMDPSQMNAMFSGMQNAGGAGAQGAQGGQGGNFGGGFGGNQGGFGYDQNMSGGGGGGGGRGGFGGRGRRGRW, encoded by the exons ATGGAtatcgacgacgatgatgattttTATGTGCCAGATGAGCCAAAGACCGAGACCGCAGCTCCAGAGGATAAGAAGCCAAAAGCAGATGATTTagaagaaggtgaagaagaggacgagggtgCTGCtatggatgaggatgatgactctgatgaggatgactcg gacatcgacatcatcacaGAGCGCAAAGATGGCACAaaaccagcaccaccacA ACAGTCCAAATATAGTGACATTCGGAACATCCCCCAAAGAACAGCTTCAAGCGATGTGCCAACACAACCTGCGCCAGCACGGAAGGACTCCGAATCACGACCATCGGTTAACGTTGCTGCGCCAAGCGCCGATAAGACATCTGCTGCAGCATCTAAATCAACAATTGACGTGAACGTAAACCCGATTCACCCTGGGACGGGAAAGCCTATCACCCAGGTCAATATTGACGAAG ACCTCCCAGACAGCGACAAGCCATGGCGGAAACCCGGCACCGATATCAGCGACTACTTCAACTACGGCTTCGATGAGTTTACATGGGCGCTTTACGCTTCCAAGCAAGAGACCGTTCGGGGAGAATTCGGAGCCGATGTCTTTGcccaaaacaacaagaagatgatggaagacttcaacatgatgatgatggggggCATGGGTATGCCAGGAGCCGGCAACGCGGGTGCTCAGCAAGGGGGAATGCCTGGTGGAATGGACGGTATGCCTCCTGAAATGCAAGCCATgatgcagcagatgatggCATCAGGTATGGACCCGAGCCAAATGGATCCCAGTCAGATGAACGCCATGTTCTCTGGTATGCAAAATGCTGGAGGAGCGGGTGCACAAGGAGCACAGGGTGGCCAAGGGGGTAACTTTGGCGGTGGTTTCGGTGGCAATCAAGGTGGTTTTGGGTATGATCAAAATATGTctggaggcggaggcggaggcggcggcCGGGGAGGATTTGGGGGTCGCGGACGTCGTGGGAGATGGTAA